In a genomic window of Thiosocius teredinicola:
- a CDS encoding D-alanyl-D-alanine carboxypeptidase family protein — translation MLKTLIASLFALLLTPLGMAVAAPAPAPPTVAATGYLLVDMDSDIVLAAKDAEQRLEPASLTKIMTAYVVFRELRGGSITLTDPVLISEKAWKTPGSRMFVEVNKRVSVEELLKGMIIQSGNDASVALAEHVAGSEEAFANLMNNHAHRLGMLDTHFVNATGLPDPEHYTTPRDIALVTEATIREFPELYKLYAVKEYTYNDIRQHNRNNLLWRDAAVDGVKTGHTEAAGYCLVASAKRDNMRLVSVVMGTESEKARAVESQSLLNYGFRFYETHRLYGANDRLTRTRVWMGEQEEVSLGLDKDLYVTIPRRQYEKLNARTDIQSGIEAPISKGQKLGEVVIELDGELVTRKPLVALEDVPEGGIWRTVVDSVLMMFE, via the coding sequence GTGCTCAAAACCCTCATTGCTTCCCTCTTCGCGCTGCTCTTGACGCCATTGGGCATGGCCGTCGCCGCACCCGCACCCGCGCCACCGACGGTCGCCGCCACCGGCTACCTGCTGGTCGATATGGACAGCGACATCGTGCTGGCCGCCAAAGACGCCGAACAGCGCCTGGAGCCCGCCAGCCTGACCAAGATCATGACCGCCTACGTGGTGTTTCGCGAGCTGCGCGGTGGCTCGATCACCCTCACCGACCCGGTGCTGATCAGCGAAAAGGCGTGGAAAACGCCCGGCTCGCGGATGTTTGTCGAGGTCAACAAACGGGTATCGGTCGAAGAACTGCTCAAGGGCATGATCATCCAGTCGGGCAACGATGCCAGCGTCGCGCTGGCCGAGCACGTGGCCGGCAGCGAAGAGGCGTTCGCCAACCTGATGAACAACCATGCGCACCGCCTGGGCATGCTCGACACCCACTTCGTCAACGCCACCGGTCTGCCCGACCCGGAGCACTACACCACGCCGCGCGACATCGCGCTGGTCACCGAGGCGACGATTCGCGAGTTCCCCGAGCTGTACAAGCTGTACGCCGTCAAGGAATACACCTACAACGACATCCGCCAGCACAACCGCAACAACCTGCTGTGGCGCGATGCCGCAGTCGACGGCGTGAAGACCGGCCACACCGAGGCCGCCGGCTACTGCCTGGTGGCGTCGGCCAAGCGCGACAACATGCGCCTGGTGTCGGTGGTTATGGGCACCGAGAGTGAAAAGGCGCGCGCCGTCGAGAGCCAGTCGTTGCTGAACTACGGCTTTCGTTTCTACGAAACGCACCGCCTGTACGGCGCCAACGACCGCCTGACCCGCACCCGCGTGTGGATGGGCGAGCAGGAAGAGGTCTCGCTCGGCCTGGACAAGGATCTGTATGTCACGATCCCACGGCGGCAGTATGAAAAGCTGAACGCACGCACCGATATCCAATCGGGTATCGAGGCACCGATCAGCAAAGGCCAGAAGCTCGGCGAGGTCGTCATCGAACTCGATGGCGAACTGGTTACCCGCAAGCCGCTGGTGGCACTCGAAGACGTGCCCGAGGGTGGCATCTGGCGCACGGTTGTCGACAGCGTATTGATGATGTTTGAGTAA
- a CDS encoding D-amino acid aminotransferase, which produces MNDSLLAYLNGEYVPKDQACVPITDRGLLFGDSVYEVIPAYGGRPFRVPHHLRRLDRSLAAIRMQNPLSQDEWQKIFERLTQQLPGKDQSIYLQVTRGSYPVRNHVIPDDIQPNVIAFTSVNPARDPDKARRGIKVITLEDIRWHRCDIKATTLLANVLARAQATEEGADEAILIRDAAAMEGTASNLFVVSNGLVITPPDSPELLPGITRDLVLELCREAGVPFAQATIGMPDLEHADEIWLTSSTREVAAVVELNGRPVGNGTPGEMWHRMDALFQACKERLRLGGDCHVD; this is translated from the coding sequence ATGAACGACTCCCTGCTCGCCTACCTCAATGGCGAATACGTGCCGAAAGATCAGGCCTGCGTGCCGATCACCGACCGCGGACTGCTGTTCGGCGACAGCGTGTACGAGGTGATCCCGGCCTACGGCGGCCGCCCGTTCCGCGTGCCACACCACCTGCGCCGCCTGGATCGCAGCCTGGCCGCGATCCGCATGCAAAATCCGCTGAGCCAGGATGAATGGCAGAAGATCTTCGAGCGCCTGACCCAGCAACTGCCGGGCAAAGATCAGTCGATCTACCTGCAGGTCACGCGCGGCTCGTACCCGGTGCGCAACCACGTGATACCGGACGACATCCAGCCGAACGTGATCGCCTTCACCAGCGTCAACCCGGCGCGCGATCCGGACAAGGCCCGGCGCGGCATCAAGGTCATTACCCTGGAAGACATCCGCTGGCATCGCTGCGACATCAAGGCGACGACGCTGCTGGCCAACGTGCTGGCGCGCGCCCAGGCGACCGAAGAAGGCGCCGACGAGGCGATCCTGATACGCGATGCCGCCGCTATGGAAGGCACGGCGAGCAACCTGTTCGTAGTCAGCAACGGCCTGGTGATCACACCGCCCGACAGCCCCGAGCTGCTGCCCGGCATCACGCGCGACCTGGTGCTCGAGCTGTGTCGCGAGGCCGGCGTGCCCTTTGCCCAGGCCACCATCGGCATGCCCGACCTCGAGCACGCCGACGAGATCTGGCTGACCAGTTCCACGCGCGAAGTCGCGGCCGTGGTCGAGCTCAATGGCAGACCGGTCGGCAACGGTACACCCGGCGAGATGTGGCACCGCATGGACGCACTGTTCCAGGCCTGCAAAGAGCGCCTGCGTCTCGGAGGCGATTGCCATGTCGACTGA
- a CDS encoding YbeD family protein — protein sequence MSTDEAQGFQFPCDYQIKAMGIDDGSFHEVVIEIINRHCDTVRSDSMRTRPSANGKYISVSIVIEAQSREQLDRIYDDLTAHDKVLMRL from the coding sequence ATGTCGACTGATGAGGCACAGGGATTTCAGTTTCCCTGTGACTACCAGATCAAGGCGATGGGTATCGACGACGGCAGCTTTCATGAAGTCGTCATCGAGATCATCAACCGTCACTGCGACACCGTGCGCAGCGACAGCATGCGCACCCGCCCGAGCGCCAACGGCAAATACATCTCGGTGAGCATCGTGATCGAGGCGCAGAGCCGCGAACAGCTCGACCGCATCTACGACGACCTGACCGCCCACGACAAGGTGCTGATGCGCCTCTGA
- the lipB gene encoding lipoyl(octanoyl) transferase LipB — MTGKRLVLRRLGRRDYQPTWEAMRRFTDERSAETPSELWIVEHPPVFTQGQAGKAEHVLAAGDIPVVQTDRGGQVTYHGPGQVVIYLLISLREAGVGIRRLVTIMEEAIIALLADYGIEAQARRDAPGVYVDDRKIASLGLRVRRGYTYHGLALNVANDLSPFERINPCGYAGLEVTSTRLLGIDDSQSRIADKLAAGLAGQLGYTLEQADETDH, encoded by the coding sequence ATGACCGGCAAACGCCTCGTTCTGCGCAGACTCGGTCGACGCGACTACCAACCCACCTGGGAGGCGATGCGTCGCTTCACCGACGAACGCAGCGCTGAAACACCCTCCGAACTGTGGATCGTCGAACACCCGCCGGTGTTCACTCAGGGGCAGGCCGGCAAGGCCGAACACGTGCTGGCCGCCGGCGACATCCCGGTGGTGCAAACCGACCGTGGCGGCCAAGTGACCTATCACGGCCCAGGCCAGGTCGTGATCTACCTGCTGATCTCGCTGCGCGAGGCCGGTGTCGGCATCCGCCGCCTGGTCACGATCATGGAAGAGGCCATCATCGCGCTGCTGGCTGACTACGGCATCGAGGCGCAGGCACGGCGCGATGCGCCCGGCGTGTACGTTGACGATAGAAAGATCGCCTCATTGGGATTGCGCGTGCGCCGCGGCTACACCTATCACGGCCTGGCGCTGAACGTGGCCAATGATCTGAGCCCGTTCGAACGCATCAACCCGTGCGGCTACGCCGGGCTCGAGGTGACCAGCACCCGGCTGCTGGGCATCGACGATTCACAGAGCCGGATTGCCGACAAGCTGGCCGCCGGCCTGGCCGGGCAGCTGGGCTACACCCTCGAACAAGCGGACGAAACCGACCACTGA
- a CDS encoding MarR family winged helix-turn-helix transcriptional regulator, with product MTSKQKNDLSDNMLIALRRVIRAVDVHSRSLVASHGLTGPQALVLRETLAAGALTAGELARRVSVSQATMTDIVKRLETRKLVRRTKDAVDKRRVLITATKAGEKLYASAPPLLQETFIRRFAALRDWEQTQMVSTLQRIAEMMDAENLDAAPVLTSGDVGDPMDKPARRGKKPVADPA from the coding sequence ATGACGTCTAAACAAAAAAATGATCTGTCGGACAACATGCTGATTGCATTGCGAAGAGTGATTCGCGCGGTCGACGTGCATTCGCGCAGCCTGGTCGCCAGTCATGGCCTGACCGGTCCGCAGGCGTTGGTGTTGCGCGAGACGCTGGCGGCCGGTGCGCTGACCGCAGGTGAGCTGGCGCGTCGGGTGAGTGTCAGCCAGGCGACGATGACCGATATCGTCAAGCGCCTCGAAACGCGCAAGCTGGTGCGCCGTACCAAAGACGCGGTGGATAAGCGCCGCGTGCTGATCACGGCAACCAAGGCCGGCGAAAAACTGTATGCCAGCGCGCCGCCGCTGTTGCAGGAAACTTTCATCCGCCGGTTTGCGGCGTTGCGCGATTGGGAGCAGACGCAGATGGTGTCGACCCTGCAGCGCATCGCCGAGATGATGGACGCGGAGAACCTCGATGCCGCCCCGGTGCTGACCAGTGGCGACGTGGGCGATCCGATGGACAAGCCGGCCCGGCGTGGCAAGAAGCCCGTTGCAGACCCGGCCTGA
- a CDS encoding N-acetylglutaminylglutamine amidotransferase: MCGICGEIRFDGSTPSVDSIARMNRVLFPRGPDGSGVFQSRHLAFGHQRLKILDLSEHAQQPMIDNELGLGIVFNGCIYNFQELRVQLRALGYRFFSDGDTEVILKAYAAWGFQCVERFHGMFAFAIWERDTGRVVIGRDRLGIKPVYYTELDNGLRFASTLPALLASGGIDTDIDPTALHHYMTFHAVVPAPYTIVKGVRKLPPATVRIIEPDGRSRDHCYWRLHFGGNSEDQQRSYEDWQEITLNSLRKAVERRLVSDVPVGVLLSGGLDSSLIVGLLAEQGQRGLNTFSVGFESVDDEKGDEFQYSDIIAAHFNTEHHQIRVDSQRLLPALGDCIAAMSEPMVSHDVIGFYLLSEQVSKHVKVVQSGQGADEVFAGYHWYPPLADSSDPANDYAKVFFDRDHAEFARAVDPRFVNDDHSLAFVAKHFGMPGAQQPIDKALRLDTQIMLVDDPVKRVDNMTMAWGLEARVPFLDHELVELAARIPAKYKIAEGGKGVLKEAARAVIPNEVIDRPKGYFPVPALKYLEGEYLKYVQDALNQPAARQRGLFREDYVAELMADPKKHITPLRGSKVWQIALLELWFQKHGI; encoded by the coding sequence ATGTGCGGCATTTGCGGTGAGATCCGCTTCGACGGCAGCACCCCCTCCGTCGACTCCATTGCGCGAATGAATCGCGTACTTTTCCCACGCGGCCCGGACGGCAGCGGCGTATTCCAGTCAAGACATCTCGCCTTCGGTCACCAGCGGCTGAAGATCCTCGATCTGTCGGAACACGCCCAGCAACCGATGATCGACAATGAGCTCGGTCTGGGTATCGTCTTCAACGGCTGTATCTACAATTTCCAAGAGCTGCGCGTACAACTGCGCGCGCTCGGCTACCGCTTCTTCTCCGACGGCGACACCGAGGTGATCCTCAAGGCCTACGCGGCCTGGGGCTTCCAATGCGTCGAACGCTTCCACGGCATGTTCGCCTTCGCCATCTGGGAGCGCGATACCGGCCGCGTCGTGATCGGTCGCGATCGACTCGGCATCAAGCCGGTGTACTACACCGAGCTCGATAACGGCCTGCGCTTCGCCTCGACCCTGCCTGCCCTGCTCGCTTCGGGCGGCATCGACACCGATATCGATCCGACGGCGCTGCACCACTACATGACCTTCCACGCCGTGGTGCCCGCGCCTTACACGATCGTTAAGGGCGTGCGCAAACTACCACCGGCCACGGTGCGCATCATCGAGCCGGATGGCCGCAGCCGCGATCATTGCTACTGGCGCCTGCATTTCGGCGGCAACAGCGAAGACCAGCAGCGCAGCTACGAAGACTGGCAGGAAATCACGCTCAACTCGCTGCGCAAGGCGGTCGAGCGCCGCCTGGTGTCGGACGTGCCGGTCGGCGTATTGCTGTCGGGCGGACTCGATTCCAGCCTGATCGTCGGCCTGCTGGCCGAACAGGGTCAGCGCGGCCTGAACACCTTCTCGGTCGGCTTCGAATCGGTCGACGACGAGAAAGGCGACGAGTTCCAGTATTCCGACATCATCGCCGCACACTTCAACACCGAGCACCACCAGATCCGCGTCGATTCGCAACGCCTGCTGCCCGCCCTCGGCGACTGCATTGCAGCGATGAGCGAACCGATGGTCAGCCACGACGTGATCGGCTTCTACCTGCTCTCCGAACAGGTATCGAAGCACGTCAAGGTGGTGCAGAGCGGCCAGGGTGCCGACGAGGTGTTCGCCGGTTATCACTGGTATCCGCCGCTGGCCGACAGCAGCGACCCGGCCAACGACTACGCCAAGGTGTTCTTCGATCGCGATCACGCCGAGTTCGCACGCGCGGTCGATCCGCGTTTCGTCAACGACGACCACAGCCTGGCGTTCGTCGCGAAGCATTTCGGCATGCCCGGCGCGCAACAACCGATCGACAAGGCGCTGCGCCTGGATACCCAGATCATGCTGGTCGACGATCCGGTGAAACGGGTCGACAACATGACCATGGCCTGGGGCCTTGAGGCGCGCGTGCCGTTCCTCGACCACGAGCTGGTCGAGCTGGCGGCGCGCATACCGGCCAAGTACAAGATCGCCGAAGGCGGCAAGGGCGTGCTCAAAGAGGCTGCCCGGGCCGTGATCCCGAACGAGGTTATCGATCGGCCGAAGGGTTATTTTCCGGTGCCGGCACTCAAGTACCTCGAAGGCGAGTACCTCAAGTACGTGCAGGATGCGCTCAACCAGCCGGCGGCGCGCCAACGTGGCCTGTTCCGCGAAGACTATGTCGCCGAGCTGATGGCCGATCCGAAAAAGCACATCACGCCGCTGCGCGGGTCGAAGGTCTGGCAGATCGCATTGCTTGAACTCTGGTTCCAAAAACACGGCATCTAG
- the ngg gene encoding N-acetylglutaminylglutamine synthetase — MSREEHYRTRLARTRAATVSGPESIQTHGSYDPKHDAVVDCGWGRLIFAHTFRDNRHLADTLLAESPGKRDIAFYVVDPHVLLSMEPQNLFLDPSHTYRLWLDRYKVSALRPRGYTIRLLNSYRDAEAIHRVYLKRHMIPPPVDFVWEHRASRSVQYFVASDITTGEVLGAATGIDHVEAFNDPEKGCSLWALAVDPQARQPGIGQALVRHMAEFFIARGRAYLDLSVMHNNREAIRLYERLKFERINVFTVKNKNSFNEPLFIGTQPQEALNPYARIITREAQRRGIGVTVTDAEAGFFELSLGGRTIACRESLTELTTSIAMSRCDDKAVTHRILRRANLRVPAQTVVKDDKQAEEFLDRFGSIVVKPASGEQGAGISVDVRDHKSLHNAVAEARKHSGTVLLEEFVEGMDLRIIVIDFKVVAAATRRPPRVQGTGRDSIRELIEKQSRRRQAATDGESSIPIDGETERCVAEGGFALDDVLPYGQYLTVRKAANLHTGGTIHDVTAGLHPTLEKAAVDAAKAIDIPVTGLDFIVPDPKAEEYVIIEANERPGLANHEPQPTAERFIDLLFPSTAGR; from the coding sequence ATGAGCAGAGAGGAACACTACCGTACGCGACTGGCCCGCACCCGGGCGGCGACGGTTTCCGGACCTGAGTCGATCCAGACGCATGGCAGCTACGACCCCAAGCACGATGCAGTGGTCGACTGCGGCTGGGGCCGGCTGATCTTTGCACATACCTTTCGCGACAACCGCCACCTGGCCGACACGCTGTTGGCCGAATCGCCCGGCAAGCGCGACATCGCGTTCTACGTGGTCGATCCGCATGTGCTGCTGTCGATGGAACCGCAGAACCTGTTCCTCGATCCGTCGCACACCTATCGCCTGTGGCTCGACCGTTACAAGGTCTCTGCGCTGCGGCCGCGCGGTTACACGATCCGCCTGCTCAACAGCTACCGGGATGCCGAGGCGATCCATCGGGTCTATCTCAAGCGGCACATGATTCCGCCGCCGGTCGACTTCGTCTGGGAGCATCGCGCCTCGCGTTCGGTGCAGTACTTCGTCGCGTCCGACATCACCACCGGCGAGGTGCTCGGCGCCGCGACCGGCATCGACCATGTCGAGGCGTTCAACGATCCGGAAAAGGGCTGCAGCCTGTGGGCACTGGCGGTCGATCCGCAGGCACGTCAGCCGGGCATCGGCCAGGCGCTGGTGCGCCACATGGCCGAGTTCTTCATCGCCCGCGGTCGCGCCTATCTCGACCTGTCGGTGATGCACAACAACCGCGAGGCGATCCGCCTGTACGAACGCCTCAAGTTCGAGCGCATCAACGTATTCACGGTGAAGAACAAGAACTCGTTCAACGAGCCGCTGTTCATCGGAACCCAGCCGCAGGAAGCGCTGAACCCCTATGCGCGCATCATCACCCGCGAGGCGCAGCGCCGCGGTATCGGCGTGACGGTAACCGACGCCGAGGCCGGCTTTTTCGAGCTCTCGCTGGGCGGGCGCACGATCGCGTGTCGCGAGTCACTCACCGAGCTGACCACCTCGATTGCGATGAGCCGCTGCGACGACAAAGCGGTCACCCACCGCATACTGCGTCGCGCCAACCTGCGTGTACCGGCACAAACCGTCGTCAAAGACGACAAGCAGGCCGAGGAGTTTCTCGACCGCTTCGGCTCGATCGTGGTCAAACCGGCCAGCGGTGAGCAGGGTGCAGGCATCAGCGTCGACGTGCGTGATCACAAGTCGCTGCACAACGCGGTTGCCGAGGCGCGCAAGCATTCCGGCACGGTGCTGCTCGAAGAGTTTGTCGAAGGCATGGACCTGCGCATCATCGTCATCGATTTCAAGGTGGTCGCAGCAGCCACCCGTCGCCCACCGCGCGTGCAGGGCACCGGGCGCGACAGCATTCGCGAGCTGATCGAAAAACAGAGCCGGCGTCGCCAGGCAGCAACCGACGGCGAGAGCAGCATCCCGATCGACGGCGAGACCGAGCGCTGCGTTGCCGAGGGCGGTTTCGCGCTCGACGATGTGCTGCCCTACGGCCAGTACCTGACCGTGCGCAAGGCCGCCAACCTGCACACCGGCGGCACCATTCACGACGTGACCGCAGGCCTGCATCCCACGCTTGAGAAGGCCGCTGTGGATGCCGCCAAGGCGATCGATATTCCGGTGACCGGGCTCGACTTCATCGTGCCTGACCCCAAGGCTGAGGAATATGTCATCATAGAAGCCAATGAACGTCCGGGGCTGGCGAATCACGAACCGCAACCGACTGCGGAACGTTTTATCGACCTGCTGTTTCCGAGTACCGCCGGACGTTAG
- a CDS encoding osmoprotectant NAGGN system M42 family peptidase yields MKDLPIDQTYVQDVLFRLLNTPSPSGYTDRAVHLVADELDKLGVPVELTRRGAVRATLKGRSNTQDRAVVAHIDTLGAMVKGLKSNGRVEVVPIGHWNARFAEGARVTLFTDMSTHRGTILPLKASGHTFADEVDKQPSNWQNLELRIDEHCDSQRDLMKLGVHVGDIIAIDPQPEVLENGYIVSRHLDDKAGAAVLLGAVKAIVDHKVELPIGCHPLFTISEEVGSGASAVLHGDISEMLTLDNGTTAPGQNSSEFGATICMADMTGPFDYHLTHYIIRLCQEFQIPYQRDIFRFYRSDSAAAVEAGADLRTALATFGVDGSHGWERIHWNALESLAKLVAIYMQSPPLFMRDQDDIGPRAGFPMQPA; encoded by the coding sequence ATGAAAGACCTTCCGATCGATCAAACCTACGTTCAGGATGTGCTGTTTCGGCTCCTGAATACCCCCAGCCCCAGCGGCTACACCGACCGTGCCGTGCACCTGGTGGCCGACGAGCTCGACAAGCTCGGCGTGCCGGTCGAACTCACCCGTCGCGGCGCCGTGCGCGCCACGCTCAAAGGCCGCTCGAACACGCAGGATCGTGCCGTTGTCGCGCACATCGATACGCTCGGCGCGATGGTCAAGGGCCTTAAATCGAACGGTCGCGTCGAGGTCGTGCCGATCGGTCACTGGAACGCGCGCTTTGCCGAAGGCGCGCGCGTTACCCTGTTTACCGACATGAGCACGCACCGCGGCACCATCCTGCCGCTCAAGGCATCGGGCCATACCTTCGCCGACGAAGTCGACAAGCAACCCTCGAACTGGCAGAACCTCGAACTGCGTATCGACGAACACTGCGATTCGCAGCGCGACCTGATGAAACTCGGCGTGCACGTCGGCGACATCATCGCCATCGATCCGCAACCCGAAGTGCTCGAAAACGGCTACATCGTTTCGCGCCACCTCGACGACAAGGCCGGCGCCGCCGTGTTGCTGGGCGCCGTAAAAGCCATAGTCGACCACAAGGTCGAACTGCCGATCGGCTGTCACCCCCTGTTCACCATCTCGGAAGAGGTCGGCTCAGGGGCATCTGCTGTGCTGCACGGCGACATCTCCGAGATGCTCACCCTCGACAACGGCACCACGGCACCCGGCCAGAACTCGAGCGAGTTCGGCGCGACGATCTGCATGGCCGACATGACCGGGCCATTCGACTACCACCTCACGCACTACATCATCCGCCTGTGTCAGGAATTCCAGATTCCCTACCAGCGCGACATCTTCCGCTTCTACCGCTCCGACAGCGCCGCCGCCGTCGAAGCCGGCGCCGACCTGCGCACTGCCCTCGCCACCTTCGGCGTCGACGGTTCACACGGTTGGGAGCGTATACATTGGAATGCGCTTGAATCGCTGGCCAAGCTGGTCGCGATCTATATGCAATCGCCGCCGCTGTTTATGCGTGATCAGGATGATATTGGGCCGCGGGCTGGATTCCCGATGCAGCCGGCTTGA
- a CDS encoding P-loop ATPase, Sll1717 family — translation MTKQKVLKNSNFGHRVAEDEVDALASYFVETDNWQRLVSGEIDVVYGPKGSGKSALYTLLVARSDMLFDQDILLVPGEKPRGTPAFRDIVVDPPASEVEFVNLWKLYFLSLLSATFEEYGIENREATHIRERLAEEGLIKGLSSLRALVHSAFNYVKRLLRPEAVEGTVSVDPNTQLPNGFTGKIIFAEPTAAAREEGVESIDHLMDMANTALRKYAKYNVWILLDRLDVAFAESPELEQNALRALFRVYLDLLDFEHIRLKIFLRSDIWNRITSEGFREASHITRHVTVNWDRSSLLNLIVRRALHNDELRGFYGTNLDNVLESTQSQEAFFFRICPDQVDVGPNKPSTLDWILSRTRDGTQLNAPRELIHLLGSLRTQQLRRFELGEPPPDGEALFARPSFKQALPEVSEVRLTQTLYAEHPDLRTPIEALREQRTLQRLDTLAALWKIDEASARGLASRLVEVGFFEQRGTREAPEYWVPFLYRDSLRLIQGAAD, via the coding sequence ATGACCAAGCAAAAGGTGCTCAAGAATTCCAATTTTGGCCATCGTGTCGCTGAAGACGAAGTCGACGCACTCGCTAGCTATTTTGTGGAAACGGACAACTGGCAGCGACTAGTTTCGGGTGAAATTGATGTTGTATATGGCCCAAAGGGCTCTGGAAAAAGCGCGTTATACACTCTGCTTGTGGCTCGTTCAGACATGTTGTTTGACCAAGATATCTTGCTCGTCCCCGGCGAAAAGCCCCGGGGAACACCCGCATTTCGAGACATCGTTGTGGATCCACCCGCTTCTGAGGTGGAATTTGTTAACCTTTGGAAGCTATATTTCCTGTCTCTGCTTTCTGCAACATTTGAAGAATATGGAATAGAAAATAGAGAAGCTACCCATATTCGAGAACGACTCGCTGAGGAAGGCCTGATCAAAGGTCTATCATCACTGCGCGCCTTGGTGCATTCAGCTTTCAACTACGTAAAACGACTCCTGCGTCCAGAAGCTGTGGAAGGTACAGTTTCGGTAGATCCGAACACTCAATTACCAAACGGTTTCACTGGGAAAATCATATTTGCAGAACCCACTGCTGCCGCACGAGAGGAAGGGGTCGAATCAATCGACCACCTGATGGATATGGCGAATACTGCCCTCCGAAAATATGCCAAGTATAACGTCTGGATATTGCTTGACCGACTCGACGTCGCCTTTGCAGAAAGTCCTGAATTGGAGCAAAACGCTCTACGCGCACTATTTCGCGTATACCTTGACCTTTTGGATTTTGAACACATCCGGCTAAAGATATTTTTACGCAGCGATATTTGGAACCGGATTACCAGTGAAGGATTTAGAGAAGCAAGCCATATCACTCGGCACGTTACGGTCAATTGGGACCGGAGTTCTTTGCTGAACCTTATTGTGCGCCGAGCTTTACACAACGATGAGCTGCGTGGCTTTTATGGCACGAATTTGGATAATGTTCTTGAATCGACGCAGTCGCAAGAAGCGTTTTTTTTCCGAATATGCCCGGACCAAGTGGATGTCGGCCCCAACAAGCCGTCGACGCTAGATTGGATACTCAGTCGTACAAGGGATGGAACCCAGCTCAACGCGCCTCGCGAACTGATCCACCTTCTTGGCTCCCTACGCACACAGCAACTTCGACGGTTTGAACTTGGCGAGCCGCCACCAGATGGAGAAGCACTATTTGCCAGGCCCTCTTTTAAACAGGCTTTGCCAGAGGTCTCAGAGGTTAGACTAACTCAGACACTTTATGCTGAACATCCCGATTTGAGAACTCCAATCGAAGCTCTTCGCGAACAACGAACACTACAACGACTGGATACTCTCGCGGCACTTTGGAAAATCGATGAAGCATCTGCTCGCGGCCTGGCTTCGCGGTTAGTTGAAGTAGGCTTTTTTGAACAGCGAGGCACACGTGAAGCTCCAGAGTATTGGGTTCCTTTTTTGTATAGAGATTCTCTTCGTCTTATACAAGGCGCTGCAGATTAA
- a CDS encoding GFA family protein, translated as MESSKINGQCLCGEVQFFIEGEHFGIYQCHCSECRRITGSAANSSCIVPVGRFSWVRGESKITSYIHESGYRSDFCSRCGSAAPSIMRNGEHFWVPAGALEDVGQLAVAAHLCVASKARWETSPSDGIRYEAVPAFEELAAALGVARESRGQST; from the coding sequence ATGGAATCATCGAAGATCAATGGCCAATGTCTCTGTGGAGAAGTGCAGTTCTTCATCGAGGGTGAGCACTTTGGTATCTACCAGTGTCACTGTTCCGAATGCCGGAGGATCACGGGAAGCGCTGCAAACTCCTCCTGTATTGTCCCGGTCGGTCGGTTCTCGTGGGTCAGGGGTGAATCCAAAATCACGTCTTACATTCATGAATCAGGCTACCGGTCCGATTTCTGTTCGCGCTGCGGCTCGGCGGCGCCAAGTATTATGAGAAACGGCGAGCATTTTTGGGTTCCAGCAGGCGCGCTTGAAGATGTCGGACAACTGGCTGTAGCTGCTCACCTTTGCGTTGCTTCAAAGGCACGATGGGAAACTAGTCCAAGCGATGGCATTCGCTATGAAGCAGTTCCGGCGTTCGAAGAACTGGCAGCGGCTTTAGGGGTGGCAAGAGAATCAAGGGGCCAGAGTACTTGA